CCAACATCGAAAGCAGTGGTAACGTTACGCGCAAAGAATAGTTTTTCGCAACCAGCTCGACTGATGGTGTAGCGCGAGAGTAGATTTTGTAACTGTTCATTGAGTAGAACTAAACGTTCACTAAGGGAATGTTTGGCCGGGGTGCGCAAGACACCATATTCCAAAACTGTTTTATCTTGAATAATGCCATAGCCGGTAATAGCCAAGCCAGGATCAAACCCAATCACAATATCACTTTTGGGCATTGTGTGAGATGTCGACGACGTCTTCATTATCTGTTAATTCTTCGAGTAAGTCGGCAAATTTTTGTAACACAACTGGATCAGTTAAGGGAACAGTGTAAGTTGGTTGATCTTTAGTTTGAAATAAGTAGCTAACCGAACCTGGACCGCCGAGTTTTCCACCGTACGAATGTAAGGTAGTTTTGATAAATCCGGCGGTACGATTGGTGTTATCTGTGGCACATTGTACCAGCAAGGCCACTCCACCCGGACCATAGCATTCATAGACGATTTCTTCGATTTGTTGACCGGGCAGCTCACCAGCGCCCCGTAAAATGGCGCGTTCAATTACATCCTTAGGCATGTTGCTTTCGCGAGCCGTATCAATGGCTAATCGTAGGCTAGAATTCATGGCGGGGTCTTTGCCTTTCTTCGCAGCAATGCTAATATTTTTCGAGAGCTTGGTAAACAAAGCCCCGCGCTTATTATCAGCTGCGCCCTTTGATCGCTTAATAGTTGCCCATTTAGAGTGTCCAGACATAAAAATTAACCCCAGTATACTCAGTTTATTACTAAAGATCAATATCTATGCTCGATAGCCAAAACATGTTGTCATCAATTGATATGTTAGCCCAGCAAGTTAGTCATGCCTGGAAGGATACAGCCAACTTACAATTATCGATTCCAACTAAATCGATTCAACAAGTAGTCTTGTTTGGTATGGGTGGTTCTGCTTTAGGTATGGATGTAGTGCAACATTTATATACTGAACAGACTAAAGTACCTTTACTGATAGTTAATGACTATAAAGTACCTGGTTATATTAATGAACACACTTTAGCGATCTTTTCCAGCTATTCCGGCACAACCGAAGAAACGCTCATGGCCGCGAAAATTGTCCAACAACGCACCAAACATGTCGCCGTCATCACGACCGGTGGATCACTGGCGCAATTACCTGGGTATATTATCAACCCAACCTATAATCCCTGTGGGCAACCACGGATTGCCGTTGGTTATGCCGTCACTGGTTTGTTACGGATTTTACAGCGTGCTGGAATTATTCAGATAACTGATCAGGACATAGACAATGCCATCCATTTTATTGATGGTAATCGGGAGCTATTAAATGATGCGGCCAAGGAAACAGCGGAACGGTGTAAAAATAAATTATTACTTTTCATTGGGAGCGAACACTTACTGGGCAATGTTCATATTGTGACCAACCAAACCAATGAAAATGGCAAACACTTTGCTGGATATTTTGCCATCCCAGAACTCAACCATCATTTATTAGAGGGTTTAAGCAATCCGGCTGCCACTAAACAATTACATCTGGTCTTGATTGAATCAAATTTATATCACGAGCGCGTACAAAAACGCTATGACATTACCAAGCAGGTCTTAGATAAACAGGGGATTAGTCATGAACAATTTATTACTACGGCCACCACCCCATTACAACAATCATTTGAAGTCTTACAATGGGGCAGTTATTTGAGCTTTTACATCGCGGC
This portion of the Patescibacteria group bacterium genome encodes:
- the ruvC gene encoding crossover junction endodeoxyribonuclease RuvC, whose product is MPKSDIVIGFDPGLAITGYGIIQDKTVLEYGVLRTPAKHSLSERLVLLNEQLQNLLSRYTISRAGCEKLFFARNVTTAFDVGQARGIILLNIALHNIPLLEVTPLQVKHCMTGYGKADKQQIQYMVQATFGLSELPKPDDAADALAIALTTQQYVSLA
- a CDS encoding SIS domain-containing protein produces the protein MLDSQNMLSSIDMLAQQVSHAWKDTANLQLSIPTKSIQQVVLFGMGGSALGMDVVQHLYTEQTKVPLLIVNDYKVPGYINEHTLAIFSSYSGTTEETLMAAKIVQQRTKHVAVITTGGSLAQLPGYIINPTYNPCGQPRIAVGYAVTGLLRILQRAGIIQITDQDIDNAIHFIDGNRELLNDAAKETAERCKNKLLLFIGSEHLLGNVHIVTNQTNENGKHFAGYFAIPELNHHLLEGLSNPAATKQLHLVLIESNLYHERVQKRYDITKQVLDKQGISHEQFITTATTPLQQSFEVLQWGSYLSFYIAAAHNIDPSPIPWVDYFKHALAK